One Cryptomeria japonica chromosome 9, Sugi_1.0, whole genome shotgun sequence genomic window carries:
- the LOC131046982 gene encoding disease resistance response protein 206-like — MAIWNGKVLNLCFLWLLVSTVLLNGADCHSWKKSKLPKPCRNLVLYFHDIIYNGKNAENATSALVAAPEGANLTIMTGNNHFGNLAVFDDPITLDNNLHSPPVGRAQGFYFYDMKNTFSSWLGFTFVLNSTDYKGTITFNGADPILVKYRDISVVGGTGDFLMARGIATINTDAYEGDVYFRLRVNITLYECY, encoded by the coding sequence ATGGCAATCTGGAATGGTAAAGTTTTGAATTTGTGTTTTCTGTGGCTTCTGGTGTCCACAGTTCTGCTGAACGGTGCAGATTGCCATAGCTGGAAAAAGTCGAAGCTTCCAAAGCCCTGCAGGAATCTTGTTTTGTATTTCCATGATATAATCTACAATGGTAAAAATGCAGAGAATGCAACATCTGCACTTGTTGCAGCCCCTGAAGGAGCTAATCTCACCATTATGACTGGCAATAACCATTTTGGAAATCTCGCTGTATTTGATGATCCTATTACTCTTGACAATAATCTTCACTCTCCCCCAGTGGGAAGAGCTCAGGGATTTTATTTCTATGACATGAAGAATACATTCAGTTCTTGGCTTGGGTTCACATTTGTGTTGAATTCAACAGACTATAAGGGCACCATCACCTTCAATGGAGCAGACCCAATTCTGGTTAAGTACAGAGATATATCTGTTGTGGGTGGTACTGGGGATTTCTTAATGGCCAGAGGAATTGCTACCATCAACACTGATGCGTATGAGGGAGATGTTTATTTCCGGCTCAGGGTGAATATCACATTGTATGAGTGTTACTAA
- the LOC131046996 gene encoding disease resistance response protein 206-like, with amino-acid sequence MAIWNGRVLNLCFLWLLVSIVLLNGADCHGWKKKLPKPCRNLVLYFHDIIYNGKNAENATSALVAAPEGANLTIMTGNNHFGNLAVFDDPITLDNNLHSPPVGRAQGFYFYDMKNTFSSWLGFTFVLNSTDYKGTITFNGADPILVKYRDISVVGGTGDFLMARGIATISTDAYEGDVYFRLRVNITLYECY; translated from the coding sequence ATGGCAATCTGGAATGGTAGAGTTTTAAACTTGTGCTTTCTGTGGCTTCTGGTGTCCATAGTTCTGCTGAACGGTGCAGATTGCCATGGCTGGAAAAAGAAGCTTCCAAAGCCCTGCAGGAATCTTGTTTTGTATTTTCATGATATAATCTACAATGGTAAAAATGCAGAGAATGCAACATCTGCACTTGTTGCAGCCCCTGAAGGAGCTAATCTCACTATTATGACTGGCAATAACCATTTTGGAAATCTTGCTGTATTTGATGATCCTATCACTTTGGATAATAATCTTCACTCTCCTCCAGTTGGAAGAGCTCAGGGATTTTATTTCTACGATATGAAGAATACATTCAGTTCTTGGCTTGGGTTCACATTTGTGTTGAATTCAACAGACTATAAGGGCACCATCACATTCAATGGAGCAGACCCAATTTTGGTGAAGTACAGAGATATATCTGTTGTGGGTGGTACTGGTGATTTCTTAATGGCCAGAGGAATTGCTACCATCAGCACTGATGCGTATGAGGGAGATGTTTATTTCCGCCTAAGGGTGAATATCACACTGTATGAATGCTACTAA